CCAAAATTTAACAGGCAACTAAATAAGTGACAGTAGCATCTTACAGGAAATTGGACTTCTAACAAATATATCATCTATTCAAGCCTTAAACACAATGATGATATCAATATTGGATACCGAACATGGGGAAGGCTGTCTACCTTAGAAGTACAAAGGACAAACCAGGGCACAATCAACAATGACATACTTTGACTTCcaattaatttacaaatcattCAGGCACACTATCAGttcttatatttttttcaaaacaatTAAAGTGAGTGTATGGTTGCATGTAAAAGCACCCAATTCATTTTTATATTTGACTGTAGTTATGACAAAAGAATTGAAGGTGCATTCCTGCCTTTACATCGTACTGTTCTGAaacatttttgatattttttgtgtaAAAGACTTCTAGAAGATTCTACGAGCAACATGCCTTGAAACCAAGAGAAAATTTTATCTCCTTTTGCACACTTTCAATAGATTAAGGTATAACAGAAACATGGCAATCATGGACAATCTGTCTGGTTCGTCAATGCCTTATGCAGTAAGAATTTGACTATCAATTAAATAACAACTTATAGGGCATACCTAACATAGAAGCCTATTATATAAATAGATTCTGAATGTTTTGAGGAGGCATCTTAGAGCTGACAGTATAGCTTACATTAAGTTGCATTTCTTtcaaatatatcatttattcataccTCAGGTAAAATGAATATATCTAATTTAGACTTTGAAAATGGACAAGGATGTCCAGTTTTGAAGTACCAAGGATATCATGCCTGTGAACAATCAACAGTGACATAATTTTAGCCTCTAAATTATTTAGATTACATCCAGATACAATCTCGATTCTTCTGATTTTTTCTCCAAAACACAAATGAAAGTAAATAGAACACTGAATTGTAAAACTTCTTAATGATTCTACAAACAACATGCCTCGAAACCCAGAGGGGAAATTTTGATCGCCTTTAAAACAGATTCAAAAGAGTGGCAAGAAAAAAGTGTCAACACAAATAGCAATAATGGACAATATATCTGGTTGTTGGACGCCAAATGTAAGCAGATTTTACCAGcaattaaataacaaattacaGGCTATGGTAAACACATGATTCTAGGAATCTAAAGCATTAGTACATGCCTGAATATTTGGTGAGTGGATCTCAGAGTTCGAGTGTAATATTTTACAGGAAAATTGCATTCTAACAAATGGAACTTACAATCCAAGACATGAAAGCATTGTGCGAATCACATGAATAAAATCTTGAAAGTTATCCAGTGTGCACACCATCTATTACAAAGAAATGTGCTGAATATCAGAGTAGTTTCAAATTATCCTGGCCCTACTTTAGGAATATCATAATGTTCACTAAGATTAGCTAAATATTGGTTGAAATCTTCAATTCGGTCTCTGTGTGATTTGTTTGCCAGCCTTGCCAGCCTTCTGACATCCAGTTTATCTCTTTGCTCATCATATCGCTTTTCAGCTGGAGTGCGGTGATCCTCATAAACCGATTGCTGTGCTTCACCACCTCCATTTTCAGCTTCTCCAGTCATCTGGGGATCAGATACTGCATCCTCTGTACCTCCCAAAGATTTCTCTATCTTTAGTACTGACAAATCATGTTCatattgattcttttgtttcttctttttcttAATGCCCCCTGCTTTCACATCCAGAGCTTTGCCTTTCAGCTTGAGTTTCCCCCCTATCACATTTCCATATGAAGACATCCTCTGCCAACGAGAAAGAATGCCCCAAGTCAAGCTGTAAGTTGCTTTAACAAAGCcaagaatttacaaatattaaATATGAGCAAATACTAAAAAATCCAAAATCAGCATCCTCAGAAAACTAACTTATCCCTACTATTAATTCTCAAACCATCTTTGTCAGCTCCAAGAAGACATTAAGGGAGATAGTCATAAAGAACTTAatgtttgaaaaaatgaaaaagtatGGAACCAACAAGCGATAAGTCCCATCCTAGCATTGAGCAGAATTCAAATAAAATTGTCTGAAATAAGAGCTTCCCGAACAAATACTTGAAGAAAAACGTAAGCAAACAGGGACAACTTGCATCCATCCATATTAAGTTACTAACAtattctcaattgcatcagcattATGAAAAGAAGAATTCTGTTAGCACATTTTAAGAATACAGACTACTGTTGAATCTAGACACTTTCCGCCAGTGTAATGTGAGGAGTTCACAAGTGCACCACAAAAAGGGGGGAAGCAAAGAAGGGAGAATCAGATCCATTCATATtgcataataaatatttttaaaatggagTGAAAAAATGAGAAACCATTGAAACGAACTCAATAGAACATATACATGAACAGAACTTGACTGAAATCTTATACAGAATGCTCGAAAGAAATTGCAATGAAAACTCTTCGTTTTGCCAATTTCAGCACAAGGAGTAGGTAAAAAGACCTACAATACTCTCACAGCTTACTGATCAATGCTCTGGATTATGTGCTAATGCAAATTCTTAAAggctttaaatttaaaattatgttcAAAAATTCAATCAAATGTGCAGATGCATGCAGATTTATCGTCTACAGACAATGAAGAGAGACAGATATTTGGATTTTTTAATCTCAATGGCCTGATCTAAAGCAATGGTGACTGATGCCTATACCACCAGTGATGAAGGCACGGATGAATACTGAAATGAATAATATTGTCAAGGCCTATGGAATCATGTAAAACCTATAGCTGGTATTTTGAAAGAATCATGACTCAATTATTATTGAAACCAACTCTGCTGTTGGCGTATATCCACTCTACTAATTCTCTCTGATACTGCGTTAGCTTGTATACAGGCATGTTGCCTATTCCAGATTCCAGTCCTGGACTGATCTGTGTATGGATACATCCTGGGTACAGCTCCCAGATACCAATTTAAACAATTTTTGCTTGAGATGGCTTGTATGTTGGaaacagtataaacaaattagctTAACTGAAGTTGCTGCAAACTTTTGGTACTCCACCACTAGCTAGGGCTGAGATTACTCTTCCTAAGCAATCATTACAgcacaatttatttttaaattctatTATTTGCAGTTTTGAAATGCAACAGGTTGCATGGGATGACATGCAACACTACTAAGGAGCAAAGCAAATGAACTCAAATACCAGGCAAACATATCAAGAATCAAAATTCGGTGAAAATACTAGTCCACCATGACCCCTCCAAGGGAAATTTACCAACAAAAAACAAAAGCTAACATTTGTATCTTAAAAGCTAAGTTGCAGGGTTCGCTCGTCTGAGGACCTGGTACTGTCCGGTTTGGTTCTGGTACTGGTCCTGGTCCGGTTCGCCTgtgggttcgacctgggttcgtGCCCAGGCGAGCTGGTTCGTCCAGGGTGAACCCAGAGGCTTAAAtacccaaaaacattttttttttgcaatcagCCACTTGAAATCTGATGGTACCTTAAAATCTTACAAATATGTCTCTGACTTGACTGATAGCATTAAATTTGTGGTGAGGATTGGTTTGTGAAGGATGCATGCATAACCATGTTTAAGTGCAAAGGACCCTTTTTCAAGTTACAAAACACACCCAATTTGATCAAGGTGCTGGATACCACCAACATGCACCCTTATATAAAAACAACCTTATTGCTCCTTACCAAAGGGTTTACAGTTAATCTTGTATACCCTCAATCCTCCAAAAGTTTGTTTTTGCCTTACTATATACCAAAAAGTGACAGAGGAGAAACCAAAATGTTAAAAGAGTACCACCAAGGGCTTCAGAATATCCTCTAGATCCCAAACTGGAGTATTATTAATCAATGTGAATGGGCATCAGATCTACTAGTTTAATGATCAGAGAACAACATTGGGGTGAAGAACATACAAATCACAATGTTAGTGCCAGATGACCATAGAAAAGGCTTAACACAAGGCATAGGAGGTGTCAACACAAGTTATTCAACTAGAGTACAGTTGGCAGGTAGCAGTGATTTCCTCTAAGAGCTCCAGTTTGCTAGGTCTTCCTCTAATATAAACATTATTAATTTGCAACTTAGATCAGATATTTAATCGTTGAAACCATAGTAGCAAAAATCATTcagggaaaaaatcagcaaaccaaaagtataagattttttgaaaaaatcagcaaaaaatcggatttaaaaaaaaacaaaaaaaattgtagaaaaagagactatttttttaaataacttcagGGCATTCCAATAGCATAGACatataaagagaaaataaaatagagtttaacccacgaattgtagaaaataaatttttgttgtttatatgcatattactgattacataggcaaataatcagttaactttttaagagggcagtcaccaaatacaccaaatagttgtctaagtcggatcaaatattaactaagtctatgaagtaactgagatcaaaagttaacagacaaatagtaaaagtgaaagccattttgaagtgatccaagaatttcattgtaattgaggcaaggagttttgtagggctaatttaatattttagaaagcttatcaaatcatattccacaattgcaatgctttatatcatagtaacaaaaatcatttggggaaaaaattggcaaaccaaaagtataagattttttgaaaaaatgggtaagaaattggattttaaaaaattgtaaaaatttgtagaaaaatagacacaaactactttttttttttaaacttaagggcatttccatagcatagagatatagagagtaaatgaaatagagtttaacccatgaattgtagaaaatagattttgttgtttatattcatattgctgattacataggcaaatattcatttaactttttaaaagggcagtcaccaaatactaGAGTTtcgtgactcgcggcgagtcacgcgagCCAGCGGGCCGGGTGACCCCTGCCGGGTCATGGTGACCTTGACCCGGGCTCGGATGGGTCAAGGGGCGTGACTCGCCTAACTCGCCGAGTCAGCGAGTCACtccctgactcgccgagtccgagggtcgtgacccAGCCGGTGTCACTTAAAAATGTGcagtcaaaaaaacaaaaaaaacataacattttttaatgattttttttgccatttcTCTTTCTTATAACCCTAAAAGGGACTGGCATTCACTTTTATGAgtggaagagaagaaaaaagagaggaagagacaaaaataggaagccatagttttgcaaccagctgagaggaagaggtgaaaagcttgcacaaatcacattggggcagcactacaattgcattgagagcatcaaggagtccatagaagctcatttcaaacacttctcaacaaatttgaaagaggtaagtgttaatTTTTATTGATTATGTCGGTTTTTTTTCTATATTATGTTCTactacgagttgttgatggggagaagcccactatgggctacatatatgagggcatggatagggccaaggaggccattagatctATATATGCTGGAGTTGAGGATAAGTATAGACCCATTTGGGACATAATTGATAAAAGATGGCATAACCAGCTTCATAAGCCCATCCATGCAACAACTTATTACCTCAATCCATCATTTCGTTTCCGTGCTGATTTCAaagcggatgaggaggttcttagcaAGCTATATTCAGTAGTACAATGGATGGGCACTGATACCACAGCTACACTGCTCGAGATGAATGCATTTAATAATGCAGTAGGGGCAATCTTTGCCAGCCAATTGTGCAAAGAGGGTCGGACAAAATTGCAGCCAGGtagaaaattctaaagtttatgacttatgcattttaatttttcattttataatctacctttaaagttggaaatgagactaatgtttttttcttttccttatctcggatagatggtggcaaatgtttgggccttcaaccccaaaccttcaaaaaattgccatccgcatattgagtcagccatgcagcgcttctggatgtgagcgcaactggagcatgttcgagcacatccactcgaagaggcaAAATAGATTGtttgtggagaggttgaatgatctagtctttgttcattacaacctccgtctcaggaccagacagattttggacgctgactcctctccgatcactctagaggaagtcgacctcgagtccgattggctcactgagtccaccgatccagtcttcactgatgaggaccttgagtgggttgaccaagcagacagagaggctgaggctgtggctatggcagcggaggaggatagagcacgatcatgcacaacacctatggctactcagactggcacatcacatgcagagactatggctactcagtcatccaggacctaccttagacgcctttctaggaggcagatagacgaggctgagccagagcctaacccatagacttgtttttgtttacactttacagttacaaatatgtttgggaacatttgaagtcatggattttatatacattggacaacatttataactctatatatctatgttttctaattccttcaactacaatttacatttctacacatgtgatggatgtatgtttatgtatgtgatcaaattagcttctatttgatgatgttatagtgtctttaagcttaattcaataatgggtgtatgaaacaagttttaaatcgttaaaaatctctaaatttcaagggttttcttattttgccgagtccgagccgagttacaagccgagtcagccttgccgagtcagagtcgagtccgagtctgggaactttgccaaatacaccaaatagttgtctaagtctgagatcaaagattagctaagtctgtgaagtagctaagatcaaaatttatcagactgaGATCCAGACTgattttggcaatacctagcttgcaactactattttaggtagagacaaattttaatgattatgTGTTGGAGTCTCTTTTATTACAACTacgtaagcttgtttgttgtcattcagatttatttcgtggagcactttagatatattgctcacataatgaattgtatgtctttgtttgagcaaaaaataactatatcaattataaattagaaatcatatatctatatctacatatattaaATGTCTTTGAatgtttagtgttgtggtagaaaaactccattggtgaggtagccaccaaggttcaaacccctacttgGCCATTgagctcgtgggtttgaacaagtgaagtgtgaggAATGGTGAACCCCCCAcaaatggacaaaataacaaactttttcaacgttgattccacattgactctgattttgtctcagaccaaccctatttctaagcaattcaATAATTTTACGTGCTTTTCTAGGGgggttttgcaagtttttacaataatttcacacgtttttctagggttttgcaatTTTTTACAATGATATTTGGggtttttaacatgattttaaCGTGATTTAAATGCAACAAATCTTTGAAAATTGGGTCAACGCTTGGTCAATGATTTTTTCATGAATCAGATTTTTTTCAGGGAATAAATCGGCTAGGTCCAAGATTCAGGATTAATCGGGTATAATCACATTTTTTGCAAACTATTGCTTCATTGGTCAacttgaaacaatgatacttgaactcaatattattattttgatattgaacttgatgtatatgatgcatCGGTTCTTCAAACCCAAACCGGTGCCCGAACCCAAACCAGCAACTTAGTTAAAATGGCAATGAAGAATTGGATCCTTAATTAGACCATAATAAGGGAAGACCTAAAAACTGTGCTATACAGCAAGCCAAAAAATCAGAAAGCAGGTCCTTGCATACTgacaagaaaacaaaaacaaattagcATGCATCAATCCtctttcaagaaaaaaaaacaagATTAATCAAAAACCCCACCTTAAATCCCCTATCCTGCAAGCTACTGAAGAATACATACTCATCGCTGcaaaagaaaaatctaatgaaCTTGTTTGTACCTATAAAATATAGgtcaaaaaaaacaaattttaatcCACTCAAAATAGGATTCACTGTCCCAATAGCAGAAAATATCCAATTAAATTTATACAAAGCAAAAAGAAAATAATCAATAAGCAAACCTGTTAATTTTTGCCCAATATATTTCTTCATTATCCTGAGCAAGTCAAGGAATCATCAATATAATGGTCATTATAGTTGAATAATGAAGAAATGTGCTCATACTGCATGTGGTACAAATCGTCAAATGCATGTTGATAGATGATAAATTTTAACATGTTTAGTGTCAGAAAGACGAAATGGATCTTCAGACTGTGTGAGGCAGTATGAGGCACTAGATGTACAAGACTGACAGGTGTTGCTCACTCAAGAATGTGATGCAAAGGGTCGTGCATCGGAAGGATCCATATAGGTGTCAACACTGGTTGATCAAAACCTGTACATAGGAGACTAAGTTTATAGAATGACAAGACAATGTAGCTTgatggattctctaattcatctTTTGGTTCCATTTGAATCAAGGGGGAAGTGTTGGTTTTATTGATCCAAAGTGTTTGTAGTTAATAATATTGAGCTAATCTGtagttaataataattttttagttTTGGAAACTTTCCCGTAAATAATTGGCTTGGGTTTAGGTTGGAAATTATTCACAAGAATAGCTATATAAGTCAATTCAAGTTCATTGTAATATGATCCATGTCGAAGTCCTTGCATAATAATATATTTCAtgtgtccattcatgtcatttgcAATGCAATTCTCttctattattatttttgtgttatATCTTGGACCAAACATTGTATACACATACATAAAGGTATATAAGTTTTAACTTTTATTAAGGAGCTATTTTATATTGTCTACATTATTCATTACATCAAAGGTGTATTACACTCGCATATGGATGCAAAACATCcgtcaataaaaactagaagcattacacttaaatgcatgaaaagcaaaaaaaatatttcattgttatttcttctaatttaattttatttattttctcatccCATGCACTCACttaactaatttttaattatttaatgataattatatcttcacttccaCCACTGAATTATCACTCGCTCTAAGTTTAACTTGTCAatcattttttttatctctatcatGCAATCAATTAACTTTGTAATTgtctcaatctaatattattaattatggggGATTGAAAGGTCCCtacataataatttaatattaattataatatcataatagaatactaatttaatattaattaaaatataataatataattaatttttaagtggaataatgaacaaagaTGGTATCTTTCAGCATACTTTACTTGTATTCCTCTAAAGACAGCTATGCTAGTTATATTTTCTttgaaaagcaattttattttctaaaatttcaagacattaaataaaaacaaattatattaatATGTTTAtgaataataaaatttaatatctaTTTAAACTACTACAAATAGACATGAACACATAAATAGGTACTTTGATTAAAAAAACAATGTAGAGCTATTTTTTTTATTCACTTAAGAGTCACACAATTTtactttagaattattttatttactacatATTTAAAATATTTGGTGTCGTCTTTATTTTACTATAAAGCCATTTTATATATTACATATTTAGAAACTTTGTTGTCTTTATACTATTGTAGTATAAAGCTATTTTATTTACTACATTTTTATTGTAgtgtctttatatttaaaaaataaatgttggCCCTACATAATTTTACTTTCACTGTCACAAAATCCGATATTTTTCCCTTGCTGACATTGTAGATTACACCTCTCAACATAATTATGTATGTACCCAAGAAAAATAACCATGGCAAGGAATTAATTTTTGCAttacacaacataaacaacaaagatTGATATAAACTG
This genomic stretch from Cryptomeria japonica chromosome 8, Sugi_1.0, whole genome shotgun sequence harbors:
- the LOC131038805 gene encoding uncharacterized protein LOC131038805; the encoded protein is MSSYGNVIGGKLKLKGKALDVKAGGIKKKKKQKNQYEHDLSVLKIEKSLGGTEDAVSDPQMTGEAENGGGEAQQSVYEDHRTPAEKRYDEQRDKLDVRRLARLANKSHRDRIEDFNQYLANLSEHYDIPKVGPG